The Thermocrinis ruber genome has a window encoding:
- a CDS encoding PHP domain-containing protein, with amino-acid sequence MIEFGLFVLTLFFAYFVFLFALPLRWVKAIPADQLPQKLPKLYVYSYQVHIHTQFSYDSLGKPEDIYSAMEAEGIDFALITDHDSNHFKNFCNQRCLAGVERKIEGEKGLLGDLLEIGSLKVIAHPFKEKYRWKLERDGYFLELIDLKDALLEDKGKFFFFLFGTVLLYPFLKNRALELLKKVLPVEKYVQRYMQEGWKNPALGGLDHHTKVYIREVGIRFLFPSYEHSFYLMRNLLISPKPINSAEELTSALRSGLNLISFQRKPFMAYVEEGKLRLLAPHGPLLVVHFTEKGRDFYLGENLILPLAEGRNVYVCFSYAFKLGRLYLGLKPAAVIVLPSPLEFFPEDVEKASMRMGV; translated from the coding sequence GTGATAGAGTTCGGGCTCTTTGTCCTGACTTTATTTTTTGCATACTTTGTCTTTCTCTTTGCCCTGCCCCTAAGGTGGGTAAAAGCTATACCCGCCGACCAACTGCCCCAAAAACTGCCAAAACTCTATGTGTATTCTTACCAGGTTCATATCCACACCCAGTTTTCTTACGATTCTTTGGGAAAGCCAGAGGATATATACAGCGCCATGGAGGCGGAGGGCATAGACTTTGCCCTGATAACAGACCACGACAGCAACCACTTTAAAAATTTTTGCAACCAAAGGTGCCTTGCGGGTGTAGAAAGAAAAATTGAAGGAGAAAAAGGCTTGCTTGGAGACCTCCTTGAGATAGGTAGCCTAAAGGTAATAGCCCATCCCTTTAAAGAGAAATACAGATGGAAATTGGAAAGGGATGGATACTTTTTGGAACTCATAGACCTAAAGGATGCCCTTTTGGAAGATAAAGGTAAGTTCTTTTTCTTTCTCTTTGGTACTGTGCTACTTTATCCCTTTTTAAAGAATAGAGCCCTTGAGCTTTTAAAAAAGGTCTTGCCGGTGGAAAAGTATGTCCAAAGGTATATGCAAGAGGGATGGAAAAACCCAGCTTTGGGTGGGCTGGACCATCACACAAAAGTGTATATACGGGAGGTAGGAATAAGGTTTTTATTCCCTTCCTATGAACACTCCTTTTATTTGATGAGAAACCTCTTAATCTCACCAAAGCCGATTAATTCTGCGGAAGAACTGACCAGCGCACTAAGGTCGGGCTTGAACCTGATTTCCTTTCAAAGAAAACCCTTTATGGCTTACGTGGAGGAGGGAAAGTTAAGGCTTCTAGCTCCGCACGGACCCCTTCTGGTGGTACATTTTACAGAAAAAGGCAGAGATTTCTATTTGGGTGAGAACTTGATTTTGCCACTTGCAGAGGGTAGAAATGTCTATGTATGCTTTAGCTACGCTTTCAAACTCGGAAGGCTTTACTTGGGATTAAAGCCCGCAGCTGTAATTGTGCTACCTTCCCCACTTGAGTTTTTCCCTGAGGATGTAGAAAAAGCTTCTATGAGGATGGGTGTATAG
- a CDS encoding D-sedoheptulose 7-phosphate isomerase, which yields MIDLVINSFRESADVKLAFVEMYAERLLEVGKIIANALKEGNKVLLFGNGGSAADAQHIAAEIVGRFKKERRALPAIALTTDTSILTAVGNDYGFETIFERQVEALCMPGDIVIGISTSGESENVIRGLKKARDLGATTVALTGKKGGRLIDIAHYCFVVPSYDTARIQECHITIGHVLCEIIDHYL from the coding sequence ATGATTGACCTGGTGATAAACTCATTCAGGGAAAGTGCAGACGTAAAGCTTGCCTTTGTGGAGATGTACGCGGAGAGGCTTTTGGAGGTGGGAAAGATCATAGCAAACGCCCTAAAGGAGGGGAATAAGGTTCTGCTCTTTGGAAATGGGGGATCCGCAGCGGACGCCCAACACATTGCCGCAGAAATCGTGGGAAGGTTCAAAAAGGAAAGGAGAGCCCTGCCTGCCATAGCCCTAACCACGGACACATCCATCCTAACTGCAGTGGGTAACGACTACGGATTTGAAACGATCTTTGAAAGGCAGGTGGAAGCCCTGTGTATGCCCGGGGATATAGTCATAGGCATATCCACCTCCGGCGAGTCTGAGAATGTAATAAGAGGACTAAAAAAAGCCCGCGACCTTGGTGCAACCACGGTAGCCCTTACGGGGAAGAAGGGAGGAAGGTTGATTGATATAGCCCACTACTGCTTCGTGGTTCCCTCTTACGATACCGCAAGAATACAAGAGTGCCACATTACCATAGGACATGTGCTCTGTGAGATCATAGACCACTATTTATGA
- the rfaE2 gene encoding D-glycero-beta-D-manno-heptose 1-phosphate adenylyltransferase, whose product MIVELKELLELLEKVRGKKKIVFTNGCFDILHAGHADYLNRAKSLGDILVVGINSDASVRRIKGEKRPILPQQMRAYLLDNLKPVDYVVIFEEDTPLELIKAIKPDVLVKGADWDLERIVGADFVLSYGGRVERIPFSFDISTSKVIERVLDLYCK is encoded by the coding sequence ATGATAGTTGAGCTCAAAGAACTTTTGGAACTTTTGGAGAAGGTCCGAGGAAAAAAGAAAATAGTTTTCACCAACGGTTGTTTTGATATACTCCATGCGGGGCATGCGGATTATTTGAACAGGGCAAAATCTCTGGGGGATATTTTGGTGGTGGGCATCAACTCGGATGCCTCCGTGAGAAGAATAAAGGGTGAAAAAAGACCCATACTGCCACAGCAAATGCGTGCCTATCTTTTGGACAATCTAAAGCCGGTGGATTATGTGGTGATCTTTGAGGAAGACACACCTTTGGAACTGATAAAAGCCATAAAGCCGGATGTTTTGGTAAAGGGTGCAGACTGGGATTTAGAACGCATAGTAGGGGCGGACTTTGTACTCTCCTATGGCGGAAGGGTGGAAAGGATACCCTTCTCCTTTGATATATCCACCAGTAAGGTCATTGAAAGGGTTTTGGATCTTTACTGCAAGTGA
- a CDS encoding site-2 protease family protein — MNLQEMIIAIPAIMMAVILHEYAHGWVAYKMGDSTAKEYGRLTINPIPHIDPLGTIIFPAILLLLGSPILFGWAKPVPINPFRFRDLRVGTFFVSIAGVSMNLALAFLFGLLFRLSHGGYLDFLGSAVLEPLEIFFVKSVMINTVLAVFNMVPIPPLDGSRAIMSFFSLKHWELFYRFEMYGFLVIMVLLFTGILQKIIAPPILFLYSLFLGL; from the coding sequence ATGAACCTTCAGGAGATGATTATAGCCATCCCTGCCATTATGATGGCGGTTATACTTCATGAATACGCCCATGGATGGGTTGCCTACAAGATGGGAGATAGCACCGCCAAAGAGTATGGCAGGCTTACTATAAATCCTATACCTCACATAGACCCTCTGGGAACTATTATTTTTCCAGCAATACTTCTTTTGCTAGGCTCACCTATACTCTTTGGTTGGGCAAAGCCTGTTCCCATAAATCCCTTCAGGTTTAGGGACCTTAGGGTTGGCACCTTTTTTGTGTCTATTGCGGGTGTTTCTATGAACTTGGCTTTAGCCTTTCTCTTTGGGCTTCTCTTCAGATTGTCCCATGGGGGATATTTGGACTTTCTTGGTTCTGCTGTACTTGAGCCTCTTGAGATCTTCTTTGTGAAATCGGTAATGATCAACACCGTTTTGGCAGTTTTCAACATGGTGCCCATTCCTCCCTTGGACGGTAGCAGGGCGATTATGAGCTTCTTTTCTCTCAAACACTGGGAGCTTTTTTACAGGTTTGAAATGTATGGCTTTTTGGTAATAATGGTCCTGCTCTTTACGGGCATCCTGCAAAAGATCATTGCACCTCCCATACTTTTTCTTTACAGTTTATTTTTAGGATTATGA
- the carB gene encoding carbamoyl-phosphate synthase large subunit → MPKDTSIKSILIIGSGPIVIGQAAEFDYSGTQACKALKEEGYRVILVNSNPATIMTDPNMADRTYIEPLTLDILEAIIKKERPDALLPTLGGQTALNLAVNLYEEGILDRYGVRLIGANYQAIKKGEDRKLFAQSMRKIGLKVPENAVVSSVEEALKAVKDIGFPVILRPAFTLGGTGGSIAYNIEEFKEKVEIALKTSPIHQVLLDKSLIGWKEYEFEVVRDKKDNVIIVCSIENFDPMGVHTGDSITVAPAQTLTDKEYQILRDACIEIMREIGVDTGGSNIQFAVNPENGDFYVIEMNPRVSRSSALASKATGFPIAKVAAKLAVGYTLDELKNEITKHTPASFEPSIDYVVVKIPRFDFAKFPETDRTLTTMMKSVGEVMAIGRTFKEALLKAIRSLEMDRYGLYLPQVQKLSDEELRKMIRTPNPDRLWHLAEAFRRGWSVEELYELSHIDRWFLYNLKQVVDFEKRLVEEALDGELLRQAKELGYSDIEIARLKGTTEDQIRQLRETYGIVPAFKGVDTCAGEFFAYTPYYYSTYERPYYHLQEGVILDED, encoded by the coding sequence ATGCCAAAGGATACATCCATAAAAAGCATACTTATAATAGGCTCTGGACCCATAGTTATAGGGCAAGCGGCGGAGTTTGATTATTCGGGCACACAAGCTTGCAAAGCCCTAAAGGAGGAGGGCTACAGGGTTATTTTGGTCAACTCAAACCCGGCCACCATAATGACAGACCCAAACATGGCAGACAGAACCTACATAGAGCCTTTGACCTTAGATATATTAGAAGCCATCATAAAAAAGGAAAGACCAGACGCCCTCCTGCCTACCCTTGGGGGACAAACTGCCCTAAACTTGGCAGTAAATCTGTACGAGGAAGGTATTCTTGATCGCTACGGTGTGAGGCTAATAGGGGCAAACTATCAAGCTATAAAGAAGGGGGAAGACAGGAAGCTCTTTGCCCAGTCTATGAGAAAGATAGGATTGAAGGTTCCAGAAAACGCGGTAGTATCATCTGTAGAGGAGGCGCTCAAGGCTGTAAAAGATATAGGTTTTCCCGTAATTCTCAGACCAGCCTTTACCCTTGGTGGAACCGGTGGTTCCATTGCATACAACATAGAGGAATTCAAAGAAAAGGTAGAAATAGCCCTAAAGACCTCGCCCATTCATCAGGTGCTTTTAGACAAGTCTCTGATCGGTTGGAAGGAGTATGAGTTTGAGGTGGTAAGGGACAAAAAGGACAATGTGATCATAGTTTGCTCCATTGAAAACTTTGACCCAATGGGTGTGCATACGGGAGACTCTATAACTGTTGCACCCGCCCAAACCCTTACAGACAAGGAGTATCAGATTCTCAGGGATGCGTGCATAGAGATCATGAGAGAGATCGGAGTGGATACGGGAGGTTCCAACATCCAGTTTGCGGTGAATCCAGAAAACGGAGATTTCTATGTTATAGAAATGAACCCAAGGGTATCAAGATCTTCCGCCTTAGCATCAAAGGCTACGGGCTTTCCTATAGCCAAGGTGGCGGCAAAATTGGCAGTGGGCTATACCCTTGATGAGCTTAAAAACGAAATCACAAAGCATACACCCGCCAGCTTTGAGCCTTCCATAGACTATGTGGTAGTTAAAATCCCACGCTTTGACTTTGCCAAATTCCCAGAGACGGACAGAACTTTGACAACAATGATGAAGTCGGTGGGTGAGGTAATGGCAATAGGTAGGACTTTCAAAGAAGCCCTTTTAAAGGCAATAAGAAGCTTGGAAATGGACAGGTATGGGCTATATTTACCTCAGGTGCAAAAACTATCGGATGAGGAGTTAAGGAAGATGATAAGAACACCCAACCCAGACAGACTTTGGCATTTGGCTGAAGCCTTCAGGAGGGGCTGGAGTGTGGAAGAGCTTTATGAGCTTTCTCACATAGACAGATGGTTCCTGTATAACTTAAAACAGGTGGTAGATTTTGAAAAAAGGCTAGTGGAAGAAGCGTTGGACGGGGAACTTTTAAGACAGGCAAAAGAGCTTGGTTATTCGGATATAGAGATCGCAAGGCTTAAAGGGACCACAGAGGACCAAATAAGACAACTGAGGGAGACCTATGGAATAGTTCCCGCCTTTAAAGGAGTGGATACGTGTGCAGGAGAGTTCTTTGCCTACACGCCCTACTACTACTCTACTTACGAAAGACCCTATTACCACCTGCAAGAAGGTGTCATTCTTGATGAAGATTGA
- a CDS encoding NAD(+)/NADH kinase, with translation MKVLLFVKNSPNAINTAEALEKFLENKKIQVEFFVNEPGKKPREGDYALTLVVGGDGTFLAGARFSAVRNIPIMGVNEGKFGFLTEIDRDEAFEYVEKALDGKLKPQKRMLICAFVDGKLVGHYLNDVVLSKLNLARMMEVEVFAQDEFMVRVYGDGVIISTPTGSTAYALSAGGPIIHPTMEALLFVPICPHTLSNRPMLIPPDFRIKLISNMPTFLTLDGQEGIEVSPRQEVWVEKSPFYCTLYTHPHRSFFYILREKLKWGR, from the coding sequence ATGAAGGTTTTACTTTTTGTAAAAAACTCTCCCAACGCTATAAACACCGCAGAAGCCCTTGAGAAATTCTTAGAGAATAAAAAAATACAGGTGGAATTTTTTGTGAACGAACCCGGTAAAAAACCAAGGGAAGGAGATTACGCGTTAACTTTGGTGGTGGGTGGGGACGGCACCTTTTTGGCTGGGGCCCGCTTTTCTGCAGTCAGAAACATCCCAATAATGGGAGTAAATGAGGGAAAGTTTGGTTTTTTGACGGAGATAGACAGGGATGAAGCCTTTGAGTATGTAGAAAAGGCTTTGGATGGAAAGCTAAAACCTCAAAAAAGAATGTTAATCTGTGCCTTTGTGGATGGAAAGCTCGTGGGACATTACCTTAACGATGTGGTGCTTTCTAAACTAAACTTGGCAAGGATGATGGAGGTGGAGGTCTTTGCGCAGGATGAGTTTATGGTCAGGGTCTATGGGGATGGGGTGATAATCTCCACACCCACTGGCTCCACCGCCTACGCCCTCTCTGCAGGAGGTCCCATAATACACCCAACCATGGAAGCCCTTCTGTTTGTTCCCATATGCCCACATACCCTTTCCAACAGACCTATGCTTATACCTCCCGATTTTCGCATCAAGCTAATTTCTAACATGCCCACCTTTTTGACCCTTGACGGGCAGGAAGGCATAGAGGTTAGCCCAAGGCAGGAGGTTTGGGTGGAAAAGTCACCCTTTTATTGCACCCTATACACCCATCCTCATAGAAGCTTTTTCTACATCCTCAGGGAAAAACTCAAGTGGGGAAGGTAG
- the nadC gene encoding carboxylating nicotinate-nucleotide diphosphorylase: MDFWKIDRVLLQFLEEDIGHGDITTEGVFRGERARAVMVAKEGGICAGLPFSVRVFELLGGVKVLKSMAEGERFKRGDVILELEGPADVLLKGERVALNLLQRLSGIATLTGEFVKRLEGTKTKLLDTRKTTPGLRFFEKYAVRVGGGTNHRFALYDMVLIKDNHKRVAGSLSEAVKRVRERLGPAYKVEVEVESLQELEEALACEVDIVMLDNFGLEEVRQALKLIKGRVKVEVSGNITLENVRDYALEGVDYISTGAITHSARWVDVSMNIIEVL; this comes from the coding sequence ATGGACTTTTGGAAAATTGACAGGGTTCTTTTGCAATTCCTTGAGGAGGACATAGGTCACGGAGATATAACCACCGAGGGCGTTTTTAGAGGAGAAAGGGCTCGGGCGGTAATGGTGGCAAAGGAAGGGGGAATCTGTGCGGGGCTACCTTTTTCCGTTAGGGTTTTTGAACTTTTGGGTGGTGTGAAGGTTTTAAAATCTATGGCGGAGGGGGAACGTTTTAAAAGGGGGGATGTGATTTTGGAGCTGGAGGGTCCTGCGGATGTGCTTTTGAAGGGGGAAAGGGTTGCCCTCAACCTACTTCAAAGACTGAGTGGTATAGCAACCCTAACGGGGGAGTTTGTGAAAAGGCTTGAGGGGACAAAGACCAAGCTATTGGACACAAGAAAGACAACGCCAGGGCTTAGGTTCTTTGAAAAGTATGCGGTGAGGGTAGGTGGTGGCACCAACCATCGCTTTGCCCTTTACGATATGGTCCTCATAAAGGATAACCACAAGAGGGTGGCTGGTTCCCTCTCCGAGGCGGTAAAAAGGGTAAGGGAAAGGCTTGGACCTGCATATAAAGTAGAGGTAGAGGTGGAAAGCTTGCAGGAGTTGGAGGAAGCCCTTGCCTGTGAGGTGGACATAGTAATGCTGGACAACTTTGGCTTGGAGGAGGTGAGGCAAGCGTTGAAGCTCATAAAGGGAAGGGTGAAGGTGGAGGTATCTGGCAACATAACCCTTGAAAATGTCAGAGATTATGCCCTGGAGGGTGTGGATTATATCTCCACCGGTGCCATTACACACTCCGCCAGATGGGTGGATGTTAGTATGAATATAATAGAAGTGTTATGA
- a CDS encoding ABC transporter ATP-binding protein — protein sequence MILVENVHKVYPDGTRALKGVSFRIEKGEFVGLMGPSGSGKSTLLHIIAGLDKPTEGRVLVDGKDITRMNEDQLAEFRKNNIAFIFQFYYLLEDFTALENLVLIGQLAGQREPKKRALELLNFLRLSHRANHKPYQLSGGEQQRTAIGRALMLKPKLILADEPTGNLDLEEGKRIFELFLELRDKEGITFLIATHNQEMTKYFDRVLRIRDGLLEN from the coding sequence GTGATTTTGGTTGAAAACGTTCACAAGGTTTATCCCGACGGCACGAGGGCATTAAAGGGTGTAAGCTTTAGGATAGAAAAAGGGGAATTTGTGGGCTTGATGGGACCTTCTGGCTCTGGCAAAAGCACCCTATTGCACATCATAGCTGGCTTGGACAAGCCCACAGAGGGAAGGGTACTGGTGGATGGAAAAGACATCACCCGCATGAACGAAGACCAACTGGCAGAGTTCAGAAAGAACAATATAGCCTTTATTTTTCAGTTCTACTACCTTTTGGAGGACTTTACCGCCTTAGAAAACCTTGTATTAATAGGACAGTTGGCTGGGCAAAGGGAGCCCAAAAAGAGAGCCTTGGAGCTTTTGAACTTTCTGAGGCTTTCCCACAGGGCTAACCACAAACCCTATCAACTATCGGGGGGAGAACAGCAAAGGACAGCCATAGGCAGGGCATTGATGCTAAAGCCTAAGCTCATACTGGCGGACGAGCCCACTGGCAACTTGGATTTGGAAGAAGGTAAGAGAATTTTTGAGCTTTTTTTGGAACTCAGGGATAAGGAGGGTATCACTTTCTTGATAGCAACCCACAACCAAGAGATGACAAAGTATTTTGACAGGGTTTTGAGGATCAGGGATGGACTTTTGGAAAATTGA
- a CDS encoding bifunctional nuclease family protein — MLEMVVHGITLDPVSQMPIVVLKAKDDDETVLPIWIGIFEADSILRQLQNVEPPRPMTYELMKNVITQMGGVVDKVVINDLRDSTYYAEVHILQGNNRLIIDSRPSDAINIALRFSAPIFVEESVLEKSRVPKPEEDEEKKKLREWLENIKPEDFEKGLG, encoded by the coding sequence ATGTTAGAGATGGTGGTTCACGGCATTACCCTGGACCCAGTGTCTCAGATGCCCATAGTGGTACTAAAGGCAAAGGACGATGACGAAACAGTCCTTCCCATATGGATAGGAATTTTTGAGGCGGACAGCATCCTCAGACAGCTTCAGAATGTGGAACCACCAAGACCCATGACCTACGAGCTGATGAAAAACGTTATCACTCAAATGGGTGGAGTGGTAGATAAGGTGGTAATCAACGACCTGAGAGACAGCACCTATTATGCAGAGGTGCATATACTCCAAGGAAACAATCGTTTGATCATTGACTCAAGACCCAGCGATGCTATCAACATAGCATTGCGTTTTTCTGCACCAATATTCGTAGAAGAGAGTGTTTTGGAAAAGTCCAGGGTGCCAAAACCAGAAGAAGACGAAGAAAAGAAAAAGCTCAGAGAATGGTTGGAGAATATAAAGCCCGAGGATTTTGAAAAAGGATTAGGCTAA
- the glgP gene encoding alpha-glucan family phosphorylase — protein MIAYFVMEVGIEDRIPTYSGGLGTLAGDTLYAFADLGIPAVGVTLLYRKGYVSQKLTPSGMQLDFDTTWDYKKILKPTRIYLDISFGDLDQKFAAWEYSLLGREEVKVFFLDANLPENDPEIRKLNDRLYGDDGIYRLRQEILLGIGGYRLLKALGYNVSVYHINESHSAFLVVELLKELGSKEEVRKKCVFTTHTPVAVGHDRFPVDMVKQELKKYDHINWDEEAEDGFINLSKLALKYSERINAVSYKHMFVSANLFPECSKTSQSNCKIDYVTNGVYHKRWIHEEIQELLNEYLPDWDENPILLGQVYNVPSELLLKAHMKVKSELVNLVNKLTDTSFSDDVLTIGIARRVTAYKRNNLILQDLERLKYIAEHKGEIQLLFAGKAHPKDSVGKEMIADIINRAKKLKEMTKSVKIAFLENYSIEMAKLIIAGCDVWLNVPKRPYEACGTSGMKAGMNGVLNFSTWDGWWLEGGIEGINGWGIGPRTKWDDLTESDDKEDLEDIYGKLSHIIIPTFYNRKDEWVRMMKNSIATIGPYFNTYRMVNEYLGKIYQIGLR, from the coding sequence ATGATCGCATACTTTGTGATGGAAGTAGGTATTGAGGATAGAATTCCCACCTACAGTGGAGGGTTGGGGACGCTGGCGGGTGATACGCTTTATGCCTTCGCGGACTTGGGCATTCCTGCGGTGGGTGTAACCCTTCTATACAGAAAGGGCTATGTTTCACAAAAGCTAACTCCAAGTGGAATGCAACTGGATTTTGACACCACGTGGGATTATAAGAAAATACTAAAGCCTACAAGGATATACTTGGACATAAGCTTCGGAGACCTTGATCAGAAATTTGCCGCTTGGGAGTATTCCCTGTTGGGAAGGGAAGAGGTAAAGGTTTTCTTTTTGGATGCAAACCTTCCGGAGAACGACCCAGAGATAAGAAAGCTTAACGACAGGCTGTACGGCGATGATGGAATCTACAGACTTAGGCAGGAGATTCTTTTGGGTATTGGTGGATACAGACTTTTGAAGGCTCTAGGCTACAATGTCAGCGTCTATCATATCAACGAAAGCCACTCCGCCTTCTTGGTGGTGGAGCTACTTAAGGAGCTTGGTAGCAAGGAGGAGGTTCGTAAGAAGTGTGTCTTTACGACCCATACGCCTGTAGCTGTTGGACACGACAGATTTCCGGTGGATATGGTAAAGCAGGAGTTAAAAAAATACGACCATATAAATTGGGACGAAGAGGCAGAAGATGGCTTTATAAACCTCTCAAAGCTTGCTCTAAAATACAGCGAAAGGATTAACGCAGTTTCTTACAAACACATGTTTGTGTCTGCAAACCTTTTCCCAGAATGTTCAAAAACATCTCAGAGCAACTGCAAAATAGATTATGTGACCAACGGCGTCTACCATAAAAGGTGGATTCACGAGGAGATACAGGAGCTTTTGAACGAATACCTGCCCGATTGGGACGAAAATCCCATACTGCTTGGACAGGTGTACAATGTGCCCTCTGAGCTTTTGCTTAAAGCTCACATGAAGGTAAAGAGTGAGCTTGTAAACTTGGTAAACAAACTTACAGATACCAGTTTTTCGGATGATGTGCTAACCATAGGCATTGCAAGGAGGGTAACAGCATACAAGAGGAACAATCTGATACTCCAAGATTTAGAAAGGCTAAAGTACATAGCAGAGCATAAGGGAGAGATACAGCTTCTTTTTGCGGGAAAAGCCCATCCAAAGGATAGCGTTGGTAAAGAGATGATCGCAGACATAATAAACAGGGCAAAAAAACTTAAAGAGATGACAAAAAGCGTAAAGATAGCCTTTTTGGAAAACTATAGCATAGAGATGGCAAAGTTAATCATAGCGGGGTGTGATGTGTGGTTAAACGTTCCAAAGAGACCTTACGAAGCCTGTGGTACCAGCGGTATGAAGGCGGGCATGAACGGAGTTTTGAACTTTAGCACTTGGGATGGGTGGTGGTTGGAGGGTGGCATTGAGGGAATAAACGGTTGGGGAATAGGACCGAGGACCAAGTGGGATGACCTAACCGAGTCAGACGACAAAGAAGATTTGGAGGACATATACGGAAAGCTTTCCCACATAATAATACCTACTTTTTATAATAGAAAGGACGAATGGGTCAGGATGATGAAAAATAGCATCGCTACCATCGGTCCTTACTTCAATACCTATAGGATGGTGAACGAATATTTAGGTAAAATATACCAAATTGGTTTGAGGTGA
- a CDS encoding ferritin-like domain-containing protein, which produces MNKRELINLLLYDVALEHSAIVQYLYHIFLITDANITAEIEQIARQEMRHLKWFAQKVVQLGGEVVLNRLEDMIVIGGPDWASMLSEDVKAEEMAIEIYTKQLDMVKDDSVKRLLERVIRDENFHRIEFSELKEKVMEGIVCMQEEPKRADPKVIEVLNKFLQEEYQSIINYLYQFFHSKDLNHRDTMLDIAIESMVHMGKLGEAIGELGGMPDIRADLGRKDRKTMQESLAEDIKFEQEAGGDYRKELGHIEDERVKKLFEFIESQEEYHKHMLMELFKKMRRLTVGDLRKKE; this is translated from the coding sequence ATGAACAAAAGGGAGCTTATAAATCTTTTGCTTTACGATGTGGCTTTGGAGCATTCTGCCATAGTGCAGTATCTTTATCACATTTTCTTAATAACCGACGCAAACATCACCGCTGAGATAGAGCAAATTGCCAGACAGGAGATGAGGCATTTAAAGTGGTTTGCTCAAAAGGTGGTTCAGTTGGGTGGTGAGGTGGTCCTGAACAGACTGGAGGATATGATCGTTATAGGTGGTCCCGATTGGGCGAGTATGCTTTCAGAAGACGTAAAAGCGGAGGAAATGGCCATTGAAATATACACAAAGCAGTTGGATATGGTAAAGGACGATTCGGTAAAAAGACTGCTTGAAAGGGTCATAAGGGATGAAAACTTTCACAGAATAGAGTTCAGTGAGCTGAAGGAAAAGGTGATGGAAGGTATTGTGTGCATGCAGGAGGAACCGAAGAGGGCAGACCCGAAGGTTATAGAAGTTCTAAACAAGTTCCTCCAAGAGGAGTACCAGAGCATAATAAACTACCTTTATCAGTTCTTCCACTCAAAGGACCTAAACCACAGGGACACAATGCTTGATATAGCAATAGAGAGCATGGTGCATATGGGTAAGTTGGGAGAGGCCATTGGTGAGTTAGGTGGTATGCCAGACATAAGGGCAGACCTGGGCAGGAAGGACAGAAAAACTATGCAAGAGAGCCTTGCGGAAGACATAAAGTTTGAACAGGAAGCGGGCGGAGATTACAGAAAGGAACTTGGGCACATAGAGGATGAGAGAGTGAAAAAACTTTTTGAGTTCATAGAGAGCCAAGAGGAATATCACAAACACATGCTGATGGAACTTTTCAAAAAGATGAGAAGGCTAACGGTGGGAGATCTGAGGAAGAAAGAATGA